TGACTCTGGTAAAGGAAATGGGCATCCGGCAGATCGTGTATCCGACCGCGTGGATGAACCAGCTCCCCCTGATGGCCGCCGTTCAGTTTCAGCGCTCGTTCTCGCACGCGACGGGCATCACGCTGCTGGCCGCCAACGTCCGAGCCGCAGAGTACGGCATAACCGGCAGCGGCATCTTCACGCCGTGGGATTCACTCATTCATCATGACACCGAGGGGAATTCTGGGAAATTGCTAGTGCGTAGAGTGCCAGTTTTGGATCCGTCATTTATTGGGGACGACAGGCTTAAACTGGTGCCATTTTCTGGATATCAAAATTCAAAAGAAccagaaaagatgcatgtttggcCTACAAGtagttttaattcaaatcatgatGGAAAGTACTGCCAGAAAGACTCAGAATATGCAGAAGGAACGTCATCTACAACCTTTAACTCCATCATGATGTATGATAATTTCACTCTGGTGCCTTTGCAAGGCACTGAAGGGAACATCAGCATTTGTAGTGGTTCAGTTTGCTGCCACCTGCTGTTCCGGAGATCAGATGCGCGTGAGTTTTACGCTCTAGGCGTCTTCAATGGCCTCCATGTGGTGCATGGGACATTTTACCTGGAGATTTGTGCTCTGGTGAGGTGCACAGGTGAGCATCACAACAGCTGCGGTGGAGAAACCGAACACGCTCAGACGCTGGTCGACTTCAGGCTCGCGGGGACCTTCACGACGACTCACGTGTTCCCGGGGATTCTGGGTAGCGGGATGACTCTGGATGTTCCGGATCATTCCGGTTGGGAAGGTGGAAATGGGTTTTACATGAGCCGAACCGGAATGAGCGCTGGGCTTGTAACCGCAGTGCTGTATGGGAGACACTATGAGAAGGACAATGTCTAAAATATACATGGTTCTTACTCTGGTTTTTATAGGACACTGATTGTACTGCATTAGAAATGAGATCATTAAACCtaaaagaaatgcatttgttcacccaaaaacgaaagtggaaatttctgtcattttaataaaaattgttcCAATCCTATATGATTTTAAGTGTTAAGAATAGTCACGCTCTTCTATTTGAAAACGCATGTAATGAAAGTAAagctccaaaaataaacattaaaacctcTCGTGctatatttaaaatgatcttaagttaaattaatttatgttcttatatattattttaaaatataatataatataatataatatacaaacttGGCCCATCCCGGACTCCATATTTTCCATAGTTTGTTAAATATATGCCAGTtttctgtaataaataaagactCTGTGGAATCTTATGggaaaattatttattatctagaattattaataattattaacaatatacCAAAAGGTCAAGTTAACACACCTGATCTTTTAATTGTCTTAGAactctaaaatataatataaaataatcacagaAACACCATTCAAAttcacaatcactcacacacacagcaggaagAACGCTAGAATTCCTCACAACAGCAGAGGAATAAGTACTCAGTTTGAACCCTGCAAGGCTTTtttgctcttcattttttttttttttcataaaaaataatccatGATGATGCAAACCTAATTTAAATCTTCATGCACAAACGGGGATAAAAGTTAAGTCTGCAGCTCTTGGTCCCTGACGTCTTTAGTTTCACCTCCTCGCGTTTTACATAAATGCTGAGAATTACAGTCCCACAGCTGCCAATATGAGATGATTTCTtctcataaaagaaaataaaatgaacatggcTGTAAATAATTAGTAGAGATGCTTGAGGGTTAAAACTGGTTGATACTGAAACAAACTAGACTGTAGTGTGGGCCCTTTCTGTGGCACTTCTCTTCCTGTTTTCCACTTTCTCCTGAGAGTTCTGCCACACCAGTCATAAAGGGACGACCCTAATTAGCATATAGTGACCTTTCAGCCAATGAGGCATTAGGTTAAGACACTGAGGGGCGGGACAGGggtgtgttttagtatgtttctgaGTCTGAATCATTGAGTTCATCATCTGGGATGATGAGGCCGTCCTCGCGGCCCAGGCTGTTGAACTTGCAGTAGGAGACATGCTCGGAGCGCAGCACCGGTAATGGGTCAAAGGTCACAGTCTtggatggactggagtagtgGTTGATGGTGGTAAAGGTGAGACTCGACATGGTGCGGGTGCTGCTGGGAGAGATGGGCATCATGGAGGAGAGTATCAGCGCCAAACAGTCGGCCACGTCTTTGTTCGGAGCACAAGCCAAAGCTGGAGTGTAACCTGGCAAACACAGtttattcaatttaatgtttAGGTGTCAAACAACTAAATCATTTAGTTcacattctttgttttatttgtaaacgattcagtgtttttattgaatCAGTTAAATCAATGCTTCAATAACTCgctaataacaaacaaacaaacaaacaaacaacacttgTTTATAGACTGGAAATAACTAGAGAAACTGAGTCAAAGCTAGTtgagtatttacagtatttataatacacatttggtcattttaattttaaaatatagaatgtTAAATGTGGTGATAATATACCTGAAATGGAGAAAATAagtatacaacaaaatatattacttagaaatattaaatcaaaataagattttatattttacacaaagTATGAATggccctattgtttttctttggaaCTCGCAAATGATTTTGTTTAAACTTCCGGGGCATTTTGGGggccttaacatgctcaaaaactcttgaaaattgacACACATGTTGGAATCTGCGTCCATCAGGACCAGACAGAGATTGACATGGGTGAGTCATCTTTTAATAAGGCCATTTTCAACAAGCTCTGAACCACACACCGTTTGACCTACAGTCACCAAAATTCATAGACGTATAGATCTCATCAGGCCAAACAACTTTCGTGCTGTCAGTCAGCACTCCAcacaacaggaagtcggctattcagGGTTGTGTGAAAAGAACAGGCTGTGGAATTTGCGATACTCCTCCTAGAGTTTTTATCTGATTGCCACCAAACTTTGTCaatatgatctcaagacattggggatgctaatTTGCGAATTTTCAATGCTCAGGGGAGTgacaacaaattaaaatctatCAGACATTTCAGCTGTCAGATAATACTAAGGTTGTCCACCAGATGGtgtcataatataaaaaaacttttaaaactgatACTCCTCTTGCTCAGTTTCCATCAGTTAGAATGACAAATCAGTACATATGATAAGTTAATATGCACTGTACTGGTATTAtagttatgtattattattttacaaatgcttatggatcattaaaatcattttaaaaatgcttatagGTCATTAaaagttttggtaacacttcacaacAAGGTCTCAATTGTTAACAATAGTTGCATTAACAAAATAAcgatgaacaatatatttttttacagcatttaatattaattaatctttgtcaatgttagttaataaaaatgttcatgttagttcacagtacaTCACCTGTTAGCAGATACAACTTTAAGTTTTAACTAATAATGTGCTagtacattttaaactttatattaactaagattaataaatgctatataaatattgttcatgttaacaattatagttaatgttaacaaaggaaaccttattatgaagtgttaccaaagtttcaTATATAgttctctgtgtatgtgtgtgtttcacactCTTGATGTTATTGTATAGTGTAATATATAGGTATAGATCTATATAGATTTTAAACGCTCACCGTTCTCATCCACGGCGAGGACACTGGCTCCTTTACCCAGCAGCTCCTGTACGACCACCGTCAGTCCGTTACCAGCAGCGACGTGCAGCGGCCTGAGACACGACACAGAGAAGCAGCTCTCTATAATCCTGAGATGACGAGGAGGACAACAAACACAAGAGCAGGTACGGGACTTACGTCTGCAGCGCTGCGTTTGTGCAGTTGATGAGGTTTCTGTCCGTCACCTTCTCAAGGATTAACAAGGCACTGGTTTCATGTCCCTACAACACACAATGAAAACTTTacctttcctgaaggaaatactAGTGCACACAAGACTGTCAAAGAGATGCTGAGTAGGGATGGGTGATATGGACTTTAAACTATAACACAATATTTTCTGGTATTTATTGAGATTTATTGACAATAACTCACATGTTTCTACTGATGCTTATGGTTTATGTTTAACGCTTCAGAAATGTGACATAATTTCCGGTAAGGGAGCATAGAGAGCATCGATGCTACCTTGTTTttgtggtgcattgtgggatttttcagggagcgaatgttccagtgcactggaaggatttcAGAATTGAGACAGCCCTAAAATGGTCTactccctgatcagtgccctAACTACTGAACAAGGGAGCTAATTAAGATGAACCCTAGGTTTTATCACTGTTATCGCAGGCCGAGTTTTTACTGGTATATCACAAACAATAAGATATTGCCTATCCCTAATGCTGAGattcatataatatatgaatacatgaaaatatatataaaatctgtgaagatttgtaatttatatttggCTCTGAGAGCTTTGGACTACAGGTTTATCACTGAGACTGAGGATTTTTTATACACGAGCAGCAGGAGGAATTGAGTTCTCTTTCTATGCTTGTTTTTTGAGTTTCTGTAGTTTGTCTGATCTACAGCAGACTGTCATCTTTGATgtaaatcagtgtgtgtgtgtgtgtgtttggtaccTTACTGCAGGCCAGATGCAGTGCTGTGTTTCTGTGAGCGTCCTGTAATGTCAAATCAGCTTTAGCGCTGCTCACCAGCACCTCTGCACAAACACAATCAACACCTCACACTGATATCAGATCTGACATGATTACATAcacataacaataacaacacatctGGTGTAATGACACAGACATATGAAGGAAACTCTAGCGCCACCTTGAGCCACAGCAAAGAAGTCCCTACATTGAATGGTGTCtaccagtgttgttgttgtttactatgaaaactatttaaaataattttgtgtaattgaaataaagctgaagtaaaataaaatataaaactgaaactaaatataatacactaaaactgaaaccttaaatgaaataaaaaaagataaacagaaatcaaaaactaagaaaaatgacAAGCTGTAAAATAACTagaattaaatcttaaaaataaagctaattagaaatataaataactaataaaaatgacaaaagcacaaaattactaaaacaaactgaaataaaaataaagctaaatagaaatattaaagaaaaaaaatatgacaaaagcacataaaattactaaaactaaaatgaaaaaaaaagctaaatataaatgtgaaaaaaactaataaaaataacaaaagcacataaaattaccaaaatgtaaactgaactaaaaaaaattaaaaatgaatagaaatctaaaaaacaaaactaataaaatagcAACAAATAACACATactattactaaaactaaaataataaaaaaagttaacacattaaaaacaaactaataaaaatgacaaaagcacataaaattactgaaactaaaagtaaaataaaaataaagctaaatagaaatattaaagaaaaaaataattaatatgacaaaagcatataaaattactaaaactaaaataaaaaagctaaatataaatgtgaaaaaaactaataaaaattacaaaagcacataaaattaccaaaatgaaaactgaactaaaaataaattaaaaatgaatagaaatctaaaaaacaaaactaataaaaatagcaacaaataacacaattactaaaactaaaataataaaaaaagttaacacattaaaaacacattaataactATTTTCTAATTTCAAGCATTTGTTACTTTGTAATTGTTCTGCTGTCTGATCCCTGTTAGCATTTTGTATGGCAGAAATCTGCTTCTGCTGTATGTTGAGAGAGCAGCGTCTTTTCTCACCGACGGCGTTAGTTTGTCCGTTCTCAGCGGCCA
The Cyprinus carpio isolate SPL01 chromosome A19, ASM1834038v1, whole genome shotgun sequence genome window above contains:
- the btd gene encoding biotinidase: MARMLDRLVLCLSGLQLILAADHPSYVAAVYEHRVLLNPNPRVPLDRRSALEHMKQNLRVFEEQTALAAQQGAQIIVFPEDAIHGFNFTRASIAGYLETVPDPQKVTWSPCADPLRFPDTEVLHSLSCMARNNSLFLVANMPSRQSCNRTSDPRCPEDSQYQFNTNVVFSDQGIIVARYHKQNLYFEAAFDAPPECEYVTFTTPFAGRFGVFTCFDILFRDPAVTLVKEMGIRQIVYPTAWMNQLPLMAAVQFQRSFSHATGITLLAANVRAAEYGITGSGIFTPWDSLIHHDTEGNSGKLLVRRVPVLDPSFIGDDRLKLVPFSGYQNSKEPEKMHVWPTSSFNSNHDGKYCQKDSEYAEGTSSTTFNSIMMYDNFTLVPLQGTEGNISICSGSVCCHLLFRRSDAREFYALGVFNGLHVVHGTFYLEICALVRCTGEHHNSCGGETEHAQTLVDFRLAGTFTTTHVFPGILGSGMTLDVPDHSGWEGGNGFYMSRTGMSAGLVTAVLYGRHYEKDNV